From the Ctenopharyngodon idella isolate HZGC_01 chromosome 3, HZGC01, whole genome shotgun sequence genome, one window contains:
- the LOC127508536 gene encoding cytochrome P450 3A30-like isoform X1: MIDLSSLSVTWTLVVLVITLLFIYGVWPHGFFKKLGIPGPRPWPFVGTLLSYTKGLCNFDMECAKKYGKVWGIYDGTLPILMVTDLEIIKTVLVKECYSNFTNRRIIKVDLAGPIGDGIIMVRDEKWKRIRNSLSPYFTSGRLKEIFPIAVTHADRFIKNMQKRDHEQPVKTKEVVAPYSLDVVTSSSFSVDIDSINNPDDPFVINIKKFFQFNIFSPLSLLILMFPSFAILLSKLGITLFSKSSMDFFYSVLRKIKDEHKESDGQVDFLKLMIQNQIPDDQAKDDTSDQPAKGLTDHEILSQSFVFILGGYETTSSTLTFLLYNLATNPDCLEKLVEEIDTNFPPDTPITYDALMKMDYLEMAINESMRLLPTAPRLERVCKKTVEINGVTIPKDTLVGIPTYVLCRDPQLWDSPDEFRPERFSPESKSEINQYAFMPFGLGPRNCIGMRFALMIMKLLVVKLLQNFTVETCKETQIPLEMNVIFQPKVPITLKFIPRPHKEKQ; this comes from the exons ATGATTGACCTTTCATCTCTGTCTGTGACCTGGACCCTGGTGGTTCTGGTCATAACTCTCCTGTTTAT TTACGGTGTTTGGCCACATgggtttttcaaaaaactggGAATTCCAGGACCAAGACCTTGGCCTTTCGTTGGCACACTTCTCTCATACACTAAA GGTTTGTGTAATTTTGATATGGAGTGTGCTAAGAAGTATGGAAAAGTTTGGGG GATTTATGATGGAACACTCCCAATATTAATGGTCACTGATCTGGAAATTATCAAAACCGTTTTGGTGAAAGAATGTTATTCTAACTTCACTAACAGAAGG ATTATAAAAGTAGACCTGGCTGGCCCCATTGGTGACGGTATTATTATGGTTAGAGATGAGAAATGGAAGAGAATCCGCAATTCACTCTCCCCGTATTTCACAAGCGGACGACTGAAGGAG ATATTTCCCATAGCTGTGACACATGCAGAtcgttttattaaaaacatgcaGAAGCGAGACCATGAGCAGCCAGTTAAAACAAAAGA AGTTGTCGCTCCATACAGTTTGGATGTCGTCACCAGCTCCTCCTTTAGCGTTGACATCGACTCCATAAACAACCCGGATGATCCTTTCGTTATTAACATCAAGAAGTTTTTCCAGTTTAATATCTTCAGTCCTCTCTCTTTGCTAATAC ttatGTTTCCCTCTTTTGCAATTCTTTTGAGCAAACTGGGTATAACTCTTTTTTCGAAGTCGTCTATGGATTTTTTCTACAGTGTCCTGAGAAAGATTAAGGACGAGCACAAGGAATCAGAT GGTCAAGTAGATTTTCTCAAGCTGATGATCCAGAATCAAATACCTGATGATCAAGCTAAGGACGATACAAGTGACCAGCCAGCAAAAG GACTAACAGATCATGAGATTCTCTCACAGTCCTTCGTTTTCATCCTCGGAGGTTATGAAACTACAAGCTCCACTCTCACTTTCCTCCTCTATAATCTTGCGACTAATCCAGACTGCCTGGAAAAGCTGGTTGAGGAGATTGACACAAACTTCCCTCCTGAT actCCCATCACATACGATGCATTGATGAAAATGGATTACTTGGAAATGGCCATCAACGAATCAATGCGTCTCCTTCCCACTGCCCCACGCTTAGAGAGGGTCTGTAAGAAGACTGTGGAGATCAATGGCGTGACAATACCAAAAGACACTCTGGTTGGAATTCCTACATATGTTTTATGTCGTGACCCACAGCTCTGGGATTCTCCCGATGAGTTCAGGCCGGAGAG GTTCAGCCCAGAGAGTAAATCAGAGATTAACCAGTACGCTTTCATGCCTTTTGGACTCGGGCCTCGGAATTGCATTGGAATGAGATTTGCCCTAATGATCATGAAACTGCTTGTTGTGAAGCTTCTTCAGAACTTCACTGTGGAAACATGTAAAGAGACACAG atccCTCTAGAGatgaatgttatttttcagCCGAAGGTTCCCATCACACTGAAGTTTATTCCAAGACCTCACAaggaaaaacaataa
- the LOC127508536 gene encoding cytochrome P450 3A27-like isoform X2, giving the protein MIDLSSLSVTWTLVVLVITLLFIYGVWPHGFFKKLGIPGPRPWPFVGTLLSYTKGLCNFDMECAKKYGKVWGVVAPYSLDVVTSSSFSVDIDSINNPDDPFVINIKKFFQFNIFSPLSLLILMFPSFAILLSKLGITLFSKSSMDFFYSVLRKIKDEHKESDGQVDFLKLMIQNQIPDDQAKDDTSDQPAKGLTDHEILSQSFVFILGGYETTSSTLTFLLYNLATNPDCLEKLVEEIDTNFPPDTPITYDALMKMDYLEMAINESMRLLPTAPRLERVCKKTVEINGVTIPKDTLVGIPTYVLCRDPQLWDSPDEFRPERFSPESKSEINQYAFMPFGLGPRNCIGMRFALMIMKLLVVKLLQNFTVETCKETQIPLEMNVIFQPKVPITLKFIPRPHKEKQ; this is encoded by the exons ATGATTGACCTTTCATCTCTGTCTGTGACCTGGACCCTGGTGGTTCTGGTCATAACTCTCCTGTTTAT TTACGGTGTTTGGCCACATgggtttttcaaaaaactggGAATTCCAGGACCAAGACCTTGGCCTTTCGTTGGCACACTTCTCTCATACACTAAA GGTTTGTGTAATTTTGATATGGAGTGTGCTAAGAAGTATGGAAAAGTTTGGGG AGTTGTCGCTCCATACAGTTTGGATGTCGTCACCAGCTCCTCCTTTAGCGTTGACATCGACTCCATAAACAACCCGGATGATCCTTTCGTTATTAACATCAAGAAGTTTTTCCAGTTTAATATCTTCAGTCCTCTCTCTTTGCTAATAC ttatGTTTCCCTCTTTTGCAATTCTTTTGAGCAAACTGGGTATAACTCTTTTTTCGAAGTCGTCTATGGATTTTTTCTACAGTGTCCTGAGAAAGATTAAGGACGAGCACAAGGAATCAGAT GGTCAAGTAGATTTTCTCAAGCTGATGATCCAGAATCAAATACCTGATGATCAAGCTAAGGACGATACAAGTGACCAGCCAGCAAAAG GACTAACAGATCATGAGATTCTCTCACAGTCCTTCGTTTTCATCCTCGGAGGTTATGAAACTACAAGCTCCACTCTCACTTTCCTCCTCTATAATCTTGCGACTAATCCAGACTGCCTGGAAAAGCTGGTTGAGGAGATTGACACAAACTTCCCTCCTGAT actCCCATCACATACGATGCATTGATGAAAATGGATTACTTGGAAATGGCCATCAACGAATCAATGCGTCTCCTTCCCACTGCCCCACGCTTAGAGAGGGTCTGTAAGAAGACTGTGGAGATCAATGGCGTGACAATACCAAAAGACACTCTGGTTGGAATTCCTACATATGTTTTATGTCGTGACCCACAGCTCTGGGATTCTCCCGATGAGTTCAGGCCGGAGAG GTTCAGCCCAGAGAGTAAATCAGAGATTAACCAGTACGCTTTCATGCCTTTTGGACTCGGGCCTCGGAATTGCATTGGAATGAGATTTGCCCTAATGATCATGAAACTGCTTGTTGTGAAGCTTCTTCAGAACTTCACTGTGGAAACATGTAAAGAGACACAG atccCTCTAGAGatgaatgttatttttcagCCGAAGGTTCCCATCACACTGAAGTTTATTCCAAGACCTCACAaggaaaaacaataa
- the LOC127508536 gene encoding cytochrome P450 3A19-like isoform X3 — MYGQVDFLKLMIQNQIPDDQAKDDTSDQPAKGLTDHEILSQSFVFILGGYETTSSTLTFLLYNLATNPDCLEKLVEEIDTNFPPDTPITYDALMKMDYLEMAINESMRLLPTAPRLERVCKKTVEINGVTIPKDTLVGIPTYVLCRDPQLWDSPDEFRPERFSPESKSEINQYAFMPFGLGPRNCIGMRFALMIMKLLVVKLLQNFTVETCKETQIPLEMNVIFQPKVPITLKFIPRPHKEKQ, encoded by the exons ATGTAT GGTCAAGTAGATTTTCTCAAGCTGATGATCCAGAATCAAATACCTGATGATCAAGCTAAGGACGATACAAGTGACCAGCCAGCAAAAG GACTAACAGATCATGAGATTCTCTCACAGTCCTTCGTTTTCATCCTCGGAGGTTATGAAACTACAAGCTCCACTCTCACTTTCCTCCTCTATAATCTTGCGACTAATCCAGACTGCCTGGAAAAGCTGGTTGAGGAGATTGACACAAACTTCCCTCCTGAT actCCCATCACATACGATGCATTGATGAAAATGGATTACTTGGAAATGGCCATCAACGAATCAATGCGTCTCCTTCCCACTGCCCCACGCTTAGAGAGGGTCTGTAAGAAGACTGTGGAGATCAATGGCGTGACAATACCAAAAGACACTCTGGTTGGAATTCCTACATATGTTTTATGTCGTGACCCACAGCTCTGGGATTCTCCCGATGAGTTCAGGCCGGAGAG GTTCAGCCCAGAGAGTAAATCAGAGATTAACCAGTACGCTTTCATGCCTTTTGGACTCGGGCCTCGGAATTGCATTGGAATGAGATTTGCCCTAATGATCATGAAACTGCTTGTTGTGAAGCTTCTTCAGAACTTCACTGTGGAAACATGTAAAGAGACACAG atccCTCTAGAGatgaatgttatttttcagCCGAAGGTTCCCATCACACTGAAGTTTATTCCAAGACCTCACAaggaaaaacaataa
- the LOC127508535 gene encoding cytochrome P450 3A40-like isoform X1 produces MIDFSSLSVTWTLVVLVITLLFIYGVWPHGFFNKLGIPGPRPWPFVGTFLSYSKGLFNFDMECAKKYGKVWGIYDGRLPILMVTDLEMIKTIMVKDCYSTFTNRRDTNPDLAGPFADGITIVKDERWKRIRASLSPYFTSGRLKEIFPIAVTHADRFIKNMQKRDHEQPVKTKEVVAPYSLDVVTSSSFSVDIDSINNPDDPFVTNIKKFFQFSLFSPLILLLTLFPSIANLLGKMGISLFSRSSMDFFYNTLRKIKDEHNKKPDGRVDFLKLMIQNQIPDDQAKDDTSDQPAKGLTDHEILSQSFVFILGGYETTSSTLTFLLYNLATNPDSLEKLVEEIDTNFPPDTPITYDALMKMDYLEMAINESMRLLPTAPRLERVCKKTVEINGVTIPKNTLVGIPTCVLYRDPQLWDSPDEFRPERFSPESKSEINQYAFMPFGLGPRNCIGMRFALMIMKLLVVKLLQNFTVETCKETQIPLEMNVIFQPKVPITLKFIPRPHKEKQ; encoded by the exons ATGATTGACTTCTCATCTCTGTCTGTGACCTGGACCCTGGTGGTTCTGGTCATAACTCTCCTGTTTAT TTACGGTGTTTGGCCACATGGATTTTTCAACAAACTGGGAATTCCAGGACCAAGACCTTGGCCTTTCGTTGGCACATTTCTCTCATACTCTAAA GGTTTGTTTAATTTTGATATGGAGTGTGCTAAGAAGTATGGAAAAGTTTGGGG GATTTATGATGGAAGACTCCCAATATTAATGGTCACTGACCTGGAAATGATCAAAACAATTATGGTGAAAGATTGTTATTCTACCTTCACTAACAGAAGA GATACAAATCCGGACCTGGCTGGCCCCTTTGCTGATGGAATAACTATAGTTAAAGATGAGAGATGGAAACGAATTCGTGCTTCACTTTCTCCATATTTCACAAGTGGACGACTGAAGGAG ATATTTCCCATAGCTGTGACACATGCAGAtcgttttattaaaaacatgcaaaagCGAGACCACGAGCAGCCAGTTAAAACAAAAGA AGTTGTCGCTCCATATAGTTTGGATGTCGTCACCAGCTCCTCCTTTAGCGTTGACATCGACTCCATAAACAACCCGGATGATCCTTTCGTTACTAACATCAAGAAGTTTTTCCAGTTCAGTCTGTTCAGTCCTCTCATTCTGCTTTTAA ctttatttcccTCCATTGCAAATCTTTTGGGAAAAATGGGGATAAGTCTTTTTTCAAGGTCGTCTATGGATTTTTTCTACAATACCTTGAGAAAGATTAAGGACGAGCACAACAAGAAACCAGAT GGTCGAGTAGATTTTCTCAAGCTCATGATCCAGAATCAAATACCTGATGATCAAGCTAAGGACGATACAAGTGACCAGCCAGCAAAAG GGCTAACAGATCATGAGATTCTCTCACAGTCCTTCGTTTTCATCCTCGGAGGTTATGAAACTACAAGCTCCACTCTCACTTTCCTCCTCTATAATCTTGCGACTAATCCAGACTCCCTGGAAAAGCTGGTTGAGGAGATTGACACAAACTTCCCTCCTGAT actccCATCACATACGATGCATTGATGAAAATGGATTACTTGGAAATGGCCATCAACGAATCAATGCGTCTCCTTCCCACTGCCCCACGCTTAGAAAGGGTCTGTAAGAAGACTGTGGAGATCAATGGCGTGACAATACCAAAAAACACTCTGGTTGGAATTCCTACATGTGTTTTATATCGTGACCCGCAGCTCTGGGATTCTCCTGATGAGTTCAGGCCGGAGAG GTTCAGCCCAGAGAGTAAATCAGAGATTAACCAGTACGCTTTCATGCCTTTTGGACTCGGGCCTCGGAATTGCATTGGAATGAGATTTGCCCTAATGATCATGAAACTGCTTGTTGTGAAGCTTCTTCAGAACTTCACTGTGGAAACATGTAAAGAGACACAG atccCTCTAGAGatgaatgttatttttcagCCGAAGGTTCCCATCACACTGAAGTTTATTCCAAGACCTCACAaggaaaaacaataa
- the LOC127508535 gene encoding cytochrome P450 3A40-like isoform X2, which yields MDFSTNWEFQDQDLGLSLAHFSHTLKIYDGRLPILMVTDLEMIKTIMVKDCYSTFTNRRDTNPDLAGPFADGITIVKDERWKRIRASLSPYFTSGRLKEIFPIAVTHADRFIKNMQKRDHEQPVKTKEVVAPYSLDVVTSSSFSVDIDSINNPDDPFVTNIKKFFQFSLFSPLILLLTLFPSIANLLGKMGISLFSRSSMDFFYNTLRKIKDEHNKKPDGRVDFLKLMIQNQIPDDQAKDDTSDQPAKGLTDHEILSQSFVFILGGYETTSSTLTFLLYNLATNPDSLEKLVEEIDTNFPPDTPITYDALMKMDYLEMAINESMRLLPTAPRLERVCKKTVEINGVTIPKNTLVGIPTCVLYRDPQLWDSPDEFRPERFSPESKSEINQYAFMPFGLGPRNCIGMRFALMIMKLLVVKLLQNFTVETCKETQIPLEMNVIFQPKVPITLKFIPRPHKEKQ from the exons ATGGATTTTTCAACAAACTGGGAATTCCAGGACCAAGACCTTGGCCTTTCGTTGGCACATTTCTCTCATACTCTAAA GATTTATGATGGAAGACTCCCAATATTAATGGTCACTGACCTGGAAATGATCAAAACAATTATGGTGAAAGATTGTTATTCTACCTTCACTAACAGAAGA GATACAAATCCGGACCTGGCTGGCCCCTTTGCTGATGGAATAACTATAGTTAAAGATGAGAGATGGAAACGAATTCGTGCTTCACTTTCTCCATATTTCACAAGTGGACGACTGAAGGAG ATATTTCCCATAGCTGTGACACATGCAGAtcgttttattaaaaacatgcaaaagCGAGACCACGAGCAGCCAGTTAAAACAAAAGA AGTTGTCGCTCCATATAGTTTGGATGTCGTCACCAGCTCCTCCTTTAGCGTTGACATCGACTCCATAAACAACCCGGATGATCCTTTCGTTACTAACATCAAGAAGTTTTTCCAGTTCAGTCTGTTCAGTCCTCTCATTCTGCTTTTAA ctttatttcccTCCATTGCAAATCTTTTGGGAAAAATGGGGATAAGTCTTTTTTCAAGGTCGTCTATGGATTTTTTCTACAATACCTTGAGAAAGATTAAGGACGAGCACAACAAGAAACCAGAT GGTCGAGTAGATTTTCTCAAGCTCATGATCCAGAATCAAATACCTGATGATCAAGCTAAGGACGATACAAGTGACCAGCCAGCAAAAG GGCTAACAGATCATGAGATTCTCTCACAGTCCTTCGTTTTCATCCTCGGAGGTTATGAAACTACAAGCTCCACTCTCACTTTCCTCCTCTATAATCTTGCGACTAATCCAGACTCCCTGGAAAAGCTGGTTGAGGAGATTGACACAAACTTCCCTCCTGAT actccCATCACATACGATGCATTGATGAAAATGGATTACTTGGAAATGGCCATCAACGAATCAATGCGTCTCCTTCCCACTGCCCCACGCTTAGAAAGGGTCTGTAAGAAGACTGTGGAGATCAATGGCGTGACAATACCAAAAAACACTCTGGTTGGAATTCCTACATGTGTTTTATATCGTGACCCGCAGCTCTGGGATTCTCCTGATGAGTTCAGGCCGGAGAG GTTCAGCCCAGAGAGTAAATCAGAGATTAACCAGTACGCTTTCATGCCTTTTGGACTCGGGCCTCGGAATTGCATTGGAATGAGATTTGCCCTAATGATCATGAAACTGCTTGTTGTGAAGCTTCTTCAGAACTTCACTGTGGAAACATGTAAAGAGACACAG atccCTCTAGAGatgaatgttatttttcagCCGAAGGTTCCCATCACACTGAAGTTTATTCCAAGACCTCACAaggaaaaacaataa